A window from Balaenoptera musculus isolate JJ_BM4_2016_0621 chromosome 8, mBalMus1.pri.v3, whole genome shotgun sequence encodes these proteins:
- the CHRDL2 gene encoding chordin-like protein 2 isoform X2: MVPEVRVLSSLLGLALLWFPLDSHARARPDMFCLFHGKRYSPGESWHPYLEPQGLMYCLRCTCSESAHVSCYRLHCPPVHCPQPVTEPQQCCPRCVEPHTPSGLRAPPRSCQHNGTTYQHGEIFSAHELLPSRLPNQCVLCSCTEGQIYCGLMTCPDPGCPAPLLLPASCCQACKDGSSEKSAEEDATQSPRGVRHSQDPCSGDGGRKRDPSTPSPTGPSAPLGFLPRHFRPKEAGSTTVKIVLKEKHKKACVHGGKTYSHGEVWHPAFRSFGPLPCILCTCQDGHQDCQRVTCPTEYPCRQPKKVAGKCCKICPEDKADPDHSEISATKCPKAPGRVLVHTSVSPSPDNLRRFALEREASDQVEIYLWKLVKGIFHLIQIKKVRKQDFQKEAQNFRLLTGTHKGHWNVFLAQTPELKVTASPDKVTRTL, translated from the exons atggtTCCCGAGGTAAGGGTCCTCTCCTCCTTGCTGGGACTCGCGCTGCTCTGGTTCCCCTTGGACTCCCACGCACGAGCCC GCCCAGACATGTTCTGCCTTTTCCACGGGAAGAGGTATTCCCCCGGCGAGAGCTGGCACCCCTACCTGGAGCCCCAGGGCCTGATGTACTGCCTGCGCTGTACTTGTTCCGAG AGTGCCCATGTGAGCTGCTACCGCCTCCACTGCCCGCCTGTCCACTGCCCCCAGCCTGTGACCGAGCCACAGCAGTGCTGCCCCCGGTGTGTGG AACCTCACACCCCCTCTGGGCTCCGGGCCCCGCCAAGGTCCTGCCAGCACAACGGGACCACATACCAACATGGAGAGATCTTCAGTGCCCACGAGCTGCTCCCTTCCCGCCTGCCCAACCAGTGTGTCCTCTGCAGCTGTACC GAGGGCCAGATCTACTGCGGCCTCATGACCTGCCCAGACCCGGGCTGCCCTGCGCCCCTCCTGCTGCCCGCCTCCTGCTGCCAGGCCTGCAAAG ATGGGTCAAGTGAGAAATCAGCTGAAGAGGACGCCACGCAGTCACCCCGTGGGGTG AGACATTCCCAGGATCCGTGTTCCGGGGACGGTGGGAGAAAGAGAGACCCGAGCACCCCAAGCCCCACTGGCCCCAGCGCCCCCCTGGGCTTCCTCCCTCGCCACTTCCGACCGAAGGAGGCAGGCAGCACGACAGTCAAGATTGTTCTGAAGGAGAAACATAAGAAAG cctgTGTGCATGGCGGGAAGACGTACTCCCATGGGGAGGTGTGGCACCCAGCCTTCCGCTCCTTCGGACCCCTGCCCTGCATCCTGTGCACCTGTCAGGACGGCCACCAGGACTGCCAGCGGGTGACCTGCCCCACTGAGTACCCCTGCCGTCAGCCCAAGAAAGTGGCTGGGAAGTGCTGCAAGATTTGTCCAG AGGACAAGGCAGACCCTGACCACAGTGAGATCAGTGCCACCAAGTGTCCGAAGGCGCCGGGCCGGGTCCTCGTCCACACGTCAGTATCCCCAAGCCCGGACAACCTGCGTCGCTTTGCCCTCGAGCGTGAGGCTTCTGATCAGGTGGAGATCTACCTCTGGAAGCTGGTAAAAG GAATCTTCCACTTGATTCAGATCAAGAAAGTCAGGAAGCAAGACTTCCAGAAAGAGGCACAGAACTTCCGGTTGCTCACTGGCACCCACAAAG GTCACTGGAACGTCTTCCTAGCCCAGACCCCGGAGCTGAAGGTCACGGCCAGTCCAGACAAAGTGACCAGGACCTTATAG
- the CHRDL2 gene encoding chordin-like protein 2 isoform X1: MVPEVRVLSSLLGLALLWFPLDSHARARPDMFCLFHGKRYSPGESWHPYLEPQGLMYCLRCTCSESAHVSCYRLHCPPVHCPQPVTEPQQCCPRCVEPHTPSGLRAPPRSCQHNGTTYQHGEIFSAHELLPSRLPNQCVLCSCTEGQIYCGLMTCPDPGCPAPLLLPASCCQACKDGSSEKSAEEDATQSPRGVRHSQDPCSGDGGRKRDPSTPSPTGPSAPLGFLPRHFRPKEAGSTTVKIVLKEKHKKACVHGGKTYSHGEVWHPAFRSFGPLPCILCTCQDGHQDCQRVTCPTEYPCRQPKKVAGKCCKICPEDKADPDHSEISATKCPKAPGRVLVHTSVSPSPDNLRRFALEREASDQVEIYLWKLVKDEETEAQRGEVPGPRPHSQNLPLDSDQESQEARLPERGTELPVAHWHPQRSLERLPSPDPGAEGHGQSRQSDQDLIAKT, translated from the exons atggtTCCCGAGGTAAGGGTCCTCTCCTCCTTGCTGGGACTCGCGCTGCTCTGGTTCCCCTTGGACTCCCACGCACGAGCCC GCCCAGACATGTTCTGCCTTTTCCACGGGAAGAGGTATTCCCCCGGCGAGAGCTGGCACCCCTACCTGGAGCCCCAGGGCCTGATGTACTGCCTGCGCTGTACTTGTTCCGAG AGTGCCCATGTGAGCTGCTACCGCCTCCACTGCCCGCCTGTCCACTGCCCCCAGCCTGTGACCGAGCCACAGCAGTGCTGCCCCCGGTGTGTGG AACCTCACACCCCCTCTGGGCTCCGGGCCCCGCCAAGGTCCTGCCAGCACAACGGGACCACATACCAACATGGAGAGATCTTCAGTGCCCACGAGCTGCTCCCTTCCCGCCTGCCCAACCAGTGTGTCCTCTGCAGCTGTACC GAGGGCCAGATCTACTGCGGCCTCATGACCTGCCCAGACCCGGGCTGCCCTGCGCCCCTCCTGCTGCCCGCCTCCTGCTGCCAGGCCTGCAAAG ATGGGTCAAGTGAGAAATCAGCTGAAGAGGACGCCACGCAGTCACCCCGTGGGGTG AGACATTCCCAGGATCCGTGTTCCGGGGACGGTGGGAGAAAGAGAGACCCGAGCACCCCAAGCCCCACTGGCCCCAGCGCCCCCCTGGGCTTCCTCCCTCGCCACTTCCGACCGAAGGAGGCAGGCAGCACGACAGTCAAGATTGTTCTGAAGGAGAAACATAAGAAAG cctgTGTGCATGGCGGGAAGACGTACTCCCATGGGGAGGTGTGGCACCCAGCCTTCCGCTCCTTCGGACCCCTGCCCTGCATCCTGTGCACCTGTCAGGACGGCCACCAGGACTGCCAGCGGGTGACCTGCCCCACTGAGTACCCCTGCCGTCAGCCCAAGAAAGTGGCTGGGAAGTGCTGCAAGATTTGTCCAG AGGACAAGGCAGACCCTGACCACAGTGAGATCAGTGCCACCAAGTGTCCGAAGGCGCCGGGCCGGGTCCTCGTCCACACGTCAGTATCCCCAAGCCCGGACAACCTGCGTCGCTTTGCCCTCGAGCGTGAGGCTTCTGATCAGGTGGAGATCTACCTCTGGAAGCTGGTAAAAG atgaggaaactgaggctcagagaggtgaagtacctggcccaaggccacacagcca GAATCTTCCACTTGATTCAGATCAAGAAAGTCAGGAAGCAAGACTTCCAGAAAGAGGCACAGAACTTCCGGTTGCTCACTGGCACCCACAAAG GTCACTGGAACGTCTTCCTAGCCCAGACCCCGGAGCTGAAGGTCACGGCCAGTCCAGACAAAGTGACCAGGACCTTATAGCAAAGACCTGA